From the Patagioenas fasciata isolate bPatFas1 chromosome Z, bPatFas1.hap1, whole genome shotgun sequence genome, one window contains:
- the LOC136114802 gene encoding interferon-like: MAAPHTPRPRLPHGAPPLLLLLTALATATACHHLRPRHATFPWDSLQLLRAMAPSPTQPCHQQHAPSFPDTLLNTPRSQQPAAALTIFQHLLQILSSNSIPQHWHNQAREHLLNSLHHHRQQLQQCLTHNRMLFKRKRPRNLLLTIDKYFGDIQDFLRIHNHSACAWDHVRLQAHICFQYMDQLLGQVRSQTAPALHQTRLLPTPIPSQHQRLQTEQRPQQPGLGSLSTAPGQEPTATRA, from the coding sequence atGGCTGCGCCCCACACCCCACGGCCCCGCCTGCCGCACGGCGCCCCGccgctcctgctcctcctcacgGCTCTCGCCACCGCCACCGCCTGCCACCACCTGCGGCCCCGCCACGCCACCTTCCCCTGGGACAGCCTCCAGCTCCTCCGGGCcatggctcccagccccacacagccctgccaccaaCAGCACGCGCCCTCCTTCCCCGACACCCTCCTCAACACCCCCCGCTCCCAACAACCCGCCGCCGCCCTCACCATCTTCCAGCACCTCTTGCAAATCCTCAGCAGCAACAGCATCCCCCAACACTGGCACAACCAGGCACGGGAACACCTCCTCAACAGCCTCCACCACCAcagacagcagctccagcagtgcctgacacacAACAGGATgctcttcaaaaggaaaagacCCCGCAACCTGCTGCTCACCATCGACAAATACTTTGGGGACATTCAGGACTTCCTCCGCATCCACAACCACAGCGCCTGCGCCTGGGACCACGTCCGCCTCCAAGCTCACATCTGCTTCCAATACATGGACCAACTCCTAGGGCAGGTGAGGAGCCAAACCGCTCCTGCCCTCCACCAAACGCGCCTGCTCCCAACGCCCATTCCCAGCCAACACCAGCGGCTGCAGACGGAGCAGAGGCCGCAGCAGCCCGGCCTGGGATCGCTCAGCACCGCTCCTGGACAGGAGCCGACAGCCACACGGGCGTGA